One window from the genome of Lachancea thermotolerans CBS 6340 chromosome B complete sequence encodes:
- a CDS encoding KLTH0B05192p (conserved hypothetical protein), with the protein MSFELQILNDVLDWARAPGGPAGDYIHPSHVSLWSYPREKAFQVHEGNNNPSSARYGFDSPYGGLVTLESLYKERVDSSGKNYKIESGTSVENFTRKRKFEASAEDDFFHLQKDIGVRERSFKKPRGYACKNCCMYSHI; encoded by the coding sequence atgagCTTTGAATTACAGATTTTAAACGATGTTCTGGATTGGGCTCGAGCACCTGGTGGACCAGCTGGGGATTACATTCATCCTTCCCATGTAAGTCTCTGGTCGTATCCTCGAGAAAAGGCGTTTCAGGTTCACGAAGGAAATAACAACCCATCTAGTGCGCGCTACGGCTTTGATTCGCCGTATGGAGGACTTGTGACACTTGAAAGCCTTTACAAAGAGAGAGTTGACAGCTCTGgcaaaaactacaaaatCGAAAGTGGCACAAGCGTTGAAAATTTCacaaggaagagaaagttCGAAGCCAGCGCGGAGGACGATTTCTTTCATCTGCAAAAAGATATTGGCGTGAGAGAgagaagtttcaagaaaccCCGGGGATATGCTTGCAAAAATTGTTGTATGTACAGTCACATATAG
- the MRP35 gene encoding mitochondrial 54S ribosomal protein bL35m (some similarities with uniprot|P53921 Saccharomyces cerevisiae YNL122C Hypothetical ORF) has product MLSNLMRSIMSYGRQITQLQQPFMMQTRNLMKTHKGTAKRWRKTSTSYKRGRAGRNHGNAGWGKSTLKSLDGKTLAHPTHIKHLKRLLPYN; this is encoded by the coding sequence ATGCTTTCCAACTTGATGCGCTCTATAATGAGCTATGGCAGACAAATCACACAGTTACAGCAGCCATTCATGATGcaaacaagaaatttgatgaagacTCACAAAGGCACAGCCAAAAGATGGAGGAAGACTTCAACCAGCTATAAAAGAGGCAGAGCTGGGCGCAACCACGGTAACGCGGGATGGGGCAAATCAACGCTGAAGTCCTTGGACGGTAAAACTTTGGCACACCCAACGCATATCAAACACTTGAAGAGACTGCTTCCGTACAATTAG
- the NMA111 gene encoding Nma111p (highly similar to uniprot|P53920 Saccharomyces cerevisiae YNL123W shows protein sequence similarity to the mammalian Omi/HtrA2 family of serine proteases), which produces MSLNAKRTHSELSDSECNGRTKLQAANGGHFDSSDEEVSFVEEEIVEEPINNAQWQTTISKVVSSVVSIHFSQVAPFDCDSALVSEATGFVVDSELGIILTNRHVVGAGPFVGYAVFDNHEECDVIPIYRDPVHDFGFLKFDPKNIKYMQVCALELKPSLAKVGSEIRVIGNDAGEKLSILAGFISRIDRNAPDYGELTYNDFNTEYIQAAASASGGSSGSPVVNIDGHAVALQAGGSTEASTDFFLPVNRILRALNCIRAKKAVTRGTIQTQWILRPYDECRRLGLTPDREADARKQFPDRIGLLVAETVLREGPGDNKIKEGDTLISINGELIASFIQVDDILDRSVGQTIELLIQRGGKDIKVSCEVGDLHAITPSSYLEVCGATFNELSYQMARFYAIPVRGVFLSSASGSFNFDSKEKVGWIVDAIDNQETPTLETFIEVMKKVPDRKRVTVRYHHLTDQHSPHVASVYIDRHWCSEFRIYERNDTTGIWDYKNVADPLPPLPEVSHEAKFIDLSIDNKQLAKLSRSLVMVSSISPIPLDSLSAEPRKASGLVVDANQGYVVVSRRVIPHDCLDVFVTIADSVILPAEVTFLHPTQNYAVVKYDPALVLAPVETPKLSFARMKRGDKAHFIGYTHNNRLVSSDTKVTDISSLSVPSNLIPRYRATNLEAIGIDCNVSSRCNSGILADDDGTVRALWLSFLGEIQDGKEKVYLMGLDMADLKSVIDLLKEGKKPRINIVDAGFGSISVAQARIRGVPEEWISKMEQESENRLQFMNVTRVSFTNEKDKLYPGDVILCVGGKLVKEMRDLDGIVTSGEGANEEQVLEFKLVRNGKIVDLSVKTREINETSHFAIFAGCILQAPHHAVLQAMMDIPSSVYCTFRGQSSPATQYGIAATNFITHINEIETPDLDTFVKVVKTIPDNTYCKIRLVTFDNVPFAISLKTNYHYFPTAELKKDPSSGKWIENELNKTDARSD; this is translated from the coding sequence ATGAGTTTAAATGCTAAGAGAACGCACTCTGAGCTTAGTGACTCTGAGTGCAATGGCCGCACTAAACTACAAGCCGCCAACGGAGGGCACTTCGATTCCTCTGATGAGGAAGTTTCGTTTGTAGAGGAAGAAATCGTTGAGGAGCCAATCAACAATGCCCAGTGGCAAACCACCATATCCAAGGTTGTGAGCTCTGTGGTGTCCATACATTTTTCGCAGGTGGCTCCGTTCGACTGCGACTCGGCCTTGGTTTCCGAAGCTACTGGGTTTGTTGTGGACTCTGAACTAGGCATAATTCTCACCAACAGGCATGTTGTTGGTGCTGGTCCATTTGTCGGTTATGCCGTCTTTGACAACCACGAAGAATGTGACGTCATTCCCATTTACAGAGACCCAGTTCATGACTTcggctttttgaagtttgacccaaaaaatatcaaataTATGCAAGTTTGCGCACTTGAGCTTAAGCCCTCGCTCGCGAAAGTCGGATCTGAGATCAGGGTCATTGGTAATGACGCAGGCGAAAAGCTTAGTATTTTGGCAGGATTTATCAGCAGAATTGACAGGAACGCCCCAGATTATGGTGAACTAACATACAATGACTTCAACACAGAATACATCCAGGCCGCGGCATCAGCTTCAGGAGGGTCGTCTGGTTCACCGGTCGTTAACATTGATGGACATGCGGTTGCCCTTCAAGCCGGTGGTTCGAcagaagcttcaacagACTTTTTTTTACCTGTAAACAGAATCCTGAGGGCACTTAACTGCATCAGAGCCAAAAAAGCCGTTACCAGAGGCACTATTCAGACTCAGTGGATTTTAAGGCCCTATGATGAATGTCGAAGACTAGGACTAACACCGGATCGTGAAGCGGATGCGCGCAAACAGTTCCCAGATCGCATCGGCTTGCTAGTGGCTGAAACAGTGCTACGAGAAGGTCCGGGTGACAATAAGATCAAAGAAGGAGATACGCTTATTTCCATCAATGGTGAGTTGATAGCTTCTTTCATACAAGTTGACGATATATTGGATAGAAGTGTAGGGCAAACGATTGAGCTGCTGATCCAACGTGGGGGCAAAGACATTAAGGTGAGTTGCGAAGTTGGTGACCTACACGCCATAACGCCATCTTCCTATTTAGAGGTTTGCGGTGCCACTTTCAATGAACTTTCTTACCAGATGGCCAGGTTTTATGCCATCCCTGTTCGTGGTGTGTTCTTGAGTAGCGCGTCAGgctctttcaatttcgaCTCAAAGGAGAAAGTTGGCTGGATCGTTGACGCTATTGACAACCAAGAAACTCCAACGTTAGAAACTTTTATTGAAGTAATGAAGAAAGTGCCCGACCGGAAGCGTGTAACGGTGAGGTATCACCATTTAACGGACCAACACTCTCCCCATGTTGCCAGTGTTTACATCGACCGCCATTGGTGTAGTGAATTCAGAATTTATGAAAGAAATGACACGACGGGTATTTGGGACTACAAAAACGTTGCCGACCCTTTGCCTCCTCTTCCCGAAGTTTCTCACGAGGCCAAATTCATTGACCTTTCGATAGACAATAAACAATTAGCCAAGCTCTCCAGAAGTCTTGTGATGGTTAGTTCGATTTCCCCTATACCTCTTGATTCACTCTCAGCAGAGCCTCGAAAAGCATCAGGACTTGTTGTCGATGCTAACCAAGGATATGTTGTTGTCTCGCGCCGTGTTATACCTCACGACTGCCTGGACGTGTTCGTCACAATTGCAGACTCGGTGATCCTTCCTGCTGAGGTAACATTCCTACATCCTACTCAGAACTACGCTGTTGTAAAGTATGACCCTGCTTTAGTTTTAGCTCCTGTTGAAACTCCAAAGCTGTCTTTTGCCAGAATGAAGAGGGGCGACAAGGCTCACTTTATTGGATACACCCATAACAACAGGCTTGTGTCCTCTGATACAAAGGTGACGGacatttcttctttgagtgtGCCAAGCAACTTAATCCCTAGGTACAGAGCCACGAATTTAGAAGCCATTGGTATCGACTGCAACGTAAGCTCGAGATGCAACTCTGGAATTTTAGCAGATGATGATGGGACGGTAAGGGCGTTATGGTTATCATTCCTTGGTGAGATTCAGGACGGGAAAGAAAAGGTATACTTGATGGGCCTGGATATGGCGGATTTGAAGTCTGTAATCGATTTACTGAAAGAGGGCAAGAAACCTAGAATCAATATCGTCGATGCAGGGTTCGGCTCAATTTCTGTTGCACAAGCCAGAATCCGCGGAGTCCCTGAAGAGTGGATTTCTAAAATGGAGCAAGAGTCTGAAAACAGACTTCAGTTCATGAATGTTACAAGAGTGTCCTTCACTAACGAGAAAGACAAGTTGTATCCTGGCGACGTAATTTTGTGTGTTGGAGGAAAACTTGTTAAAGAAATGAGGGACCTGGATGGAATCGTAACCTCGGGTGAAGGAGCTAACGAAGAGCAAGTGCTTGAGTTTAAGCTCGTGAGAAATGGGAAGATCGTGGATCTCTCCGTGAAAACTCGTGAAATCAATGAGACGTCGCACTTCGCAATTTTTGCTGGCTGCATTTTGCAGGCACCACATCACGCGGTCTTGCAAGCTATGATGGATATTCCTAGCAGTGTTTATTGCACTTTCAGAGGACAATCATCACCTGCAACACAGTACGGCATAGCAGCCACTAATTTTATCACCCACATCAACGAAATTGAGACGCCTGACCTCGACACTTTTGTGAAGGTTGTGAAAACCATTCCAGACAACACATACTGCAAAATTCGACTGGTAACGTTTGACAACGTCCCGTTTGCAATTTCTCTGAAAACCAACTATCACTACTTCCCTACTgctgagctgaagaaagatcCATCTTCCGGCAAATGGATTGAAAACGAACTCAACAAGACAGATGCGCGTTCGGATTAA
- the ORC6 gene encoding origin recognition complex subunit 6 (similar to uniprot|P38826 Saccharomyces cerevisiae YHR118C ORC6 Subunit of the origin recognition complex which directs DNA replication by binding to replication origins and is also involved in transcriptional silencing may be phosphorylated by Cdc28p), with protein MSTQQVRRCVCDILSIEFDDPKNDWSQGRLKKLQTTTSTLYNVSLSKVMLKQHEETARGHLCAFIAAEKLSEKYEPDLRYRRDKIPLEPRQATKLLDILKSSILTSSPVKSIGWSPSPVKQRSPVKNGGRFTAMDPKEMRKQLFGTPTKANLPPKALENQQTASPEPATEDEANKIRTTRRKLTFEVEDAEDERDLTLASRKVNSASSGEGEVREGTRYAEVENSSMPVTPRKRSASASAKTPSPKKRRIPDRGDAPNSARACLLYKKYYKMTAAEIVELCNHFEIPSDLAYRILDQFFEHATYLVFPFQLVCGLILNCCQVIFNEKRRKDPRVNEYLYQKMSLLMKTNDVTEIKESMRIVRELIDGEKWYRNLKVQYDYFDGVVYEEAIAIRLGNMLQRATNIATDEQFEIWKHNIITDISLRDG; from the coding sequence ATGTCTACGCAGCAGGTGAGGAGATGTGTGTGTGACATTTTGAGTATTGAGTTTGATGATCCAAAGAACGATTGGTCTCAAGGTCGactgaagaagttgcaaactacaacttcaacactaTACAATGTCTCACTATCAAAGGTGATGCTAAAGCAACATGAGGAAACTGCCAGAGGACATCTTTGTGCGTTCATTGCTGCCGAGAAACTCTCAGAAAAGTATGAGCCTGACCTGCGATACAGAAGAGACAAAATCCCGCTGGAGCCGCGGCAGGCAaccaagcttcttgatatTCTTAAAAGTTCGATTTTGACGAGCTCGCCAGTCAAAAGCATCGGGTGGTCGCCAAGTCCTGTGAAACAAAGGAGCCCTGTGAAAAATGGAGGCCGTTTCACGGCCATGGACCCCAAAGAGATGAGAAAACAACTATTCGGTACCCCCACTAAAGCAAACTTGCCGCCAAAAGCATTAGAAAATCAACAAACAGCGTCTCCGGAGCCAGCAACTGAGGACGAAGCAAACAAAATACGAACTACTCGAAGAAAGCTGACttttgaggttgaagacgcagaagatgaaagaGATCTCACTctggcttcaagaaaggtTAACTCAGCTAGTAGCGGAGAAGGTGAGGTTAGAGAGGGTACACGGTATGCTGAAGTGGAGAATTCAAGTATGCCTGTAACTCCTCGCAAGAGAAGTGCGTCAGCTAGCGCAAAAACCCCAtctccaaagaaaaggcgGATCCCGGATCGTGGTGATGCCCCAAACAGTGCACGCGCATGTCTCCTTTACAAAAAGTACTACAAAATGACTGCCGCCGAGATCGTTGAGTTGTGTAACCATTTCGAAATTCCAAGCGACCTAGCATATCGCATTCTTGATCAATTCTTTGAACACGCAACTTACCTAGTGTTTCCATTTCAGCTGGTCTGTGGTCTGATCCTGAATTGTTGCCAAGTCATTTTCAATGAGAAAAGACGAAAAGATCCAAGAGTGAATGAGTACCTATACCAGAAAATGTCATTGTTAATGAAAACCAACGACGTTACGGAAATAAAGGAATCAATGCGAATTGTGCGTGAACTCATTGATGGCGAAAAGTGGTATCGCAATCTCAAAGTTCAATATGACTACTTCGATGGGGTTGTTTATGAGGAAGCCATAGCGATAAGACTTGGCAACATGCTTCAGCGCGCTACCAACATAGCGACTGACGAGcaatttgaaatttggaAGCACAACATAATAACTGACATTTCACTAAGAGACGGATAG
- the SET1 gene encoding histone methyltransferase SET1 (similar to uniprot|P38827 Saccharomyces cerevisiae YHR119W SET1 Histone methyltransferase subunit of the COMPASS complex which methylates histone H3 on lysine 4 and is required in transcriptional silencing near telomeres contains a SET domain), which translates to MSDYYGRGYDSPYQRYSRGHNGRRAGRRHGGRPPKRESHQYGYSRRDEYLHGETYFPPSSRMSKPVNAVVEPLRPKPQLRFNNDSFREKYHYFDPVSEKLLHRDEMKSWASEKLPKTGYVIVQDQSKDKTRAVMKPRCPDQKAVDPRSQSSPSPESGVYRKRRNQLVSLPRLVYDKHSVGPPPPNEIVVYPVFRDHSSAVQDIAIKNYFSTFGEISHFQSFNDPISALPLYVYVVRYTGPPGNLDAPFRAAYKAAKTFENSHYFVSGFKFAVSINRANYSQKIVDGFIQDNIKQAAKIKKEVERQNSQKQISSGPQAKRLPRDLERVVNGRPSLLVLKRFISIHGLTVEDFKIKLAKYKFSRVLNHSTGIYIVFNDISDARACMFVENDVLAMPSKRRRTPVKVRFSLIESQPSIVATVKRDGLRDQKKTYASEEQLLETAADLIIDELGRALDRDIKRRVIGPLVFDSLNPANYPAITAKKDEEEERKSEQRRVAAEQKQDQQSKSASFDIFNLYGARFRKKNYIKSQIGEQSEPEYESKLKFSSSLKDSGQEKPMAHLLNESSRSNTPLAAENFKSDDEQAQSAVEDDEDEEGFSDVSELPEKKIKTGSSEATTPETESNKYVLNSSRIQELLRIPEKYRPDASEEPKTIYPQDDFDSYEFSSVSLGDFQRAVKDEEDFETLKNILNPPSSALSSNEEYILHSLVHEVSTEAEERHKVSKLQTSANEVPFDESLRSSAGSFKAGGFKKIPDKLKNCYLPHRRKLHQPLNTVYNHQDTPEAVTDVHRNESEKLDMDAHAQEVSSSRVNRAINRRFQQDIEAQKAMIGSESELLTLNQLTKRKKPVTFARSAIHNWGLYALEPIAAKEMIIEYVGEILRQPVAEMRERTYLKSGIGSSYLFRVDESTVIDATKKGGIARFINHCCDPSCTAKIIRVGGRKRIVIYALRDIAANEELTYDYKFERETDDEERLPCFCGAPTCKGFLN; encoded by the coding sequence ATGTCTGACTACTATGGCCGAGGCTACGATTCACCGTATCAACGATATTCCAGAGGACACAACGGAAGAAGAGCCGGTAGGCGACACGGTGGTCGGCCTCCTAAGAGGGAGTCCCATCAATATGGATACTCGCGAAGGGATGAGTATCTGCACGGTGAAACATACTTTCCGCCTTCCTCTAGAATGTCCAAACCGGTAAACGCGGTTGTGGAACCTTTAAGACCAAAGCCTCAGCTAAGGTTCAATAATGACAGCTTTAGAGAAAAGTATCATTACTTCGATCCTGTATCGGAAAAACTACTTCATCGAGACGAAATGAAGTCATGGGCTTCggaaaagcttccaaagacGGGATACGTCATTGTACAGGATCAATCAAAAGACAAAACGCGAGCCGTCATGAAGCCAAGGTGCCCTGACCAGAAGGCAGTTGACCCGAGGTCACAGAGCTCTCCAAGCCCAGAAAGCGGCGTTTATAGAAAGCGTCGCAACCAGTTAGTTAGCTTGCCCAGGCTGGTATATGACAAGCACTCCGTTGGCCCGCCACCACCAAATGAAATTGTTGTGTACCCGGTTTTCCGCGATCATTCAAGTGCAGTGCAGGACATTGCAATCAAAAACTATTTTAGCACGTTCGGCGAAATCtcacattttcaaagcttcaatgATCCAATCAGTGCCCTCCCGCTGTATGTATATGTCGTGAGATATACGGGGCCTCCAGGGAATTTGGATGCACCATTTAGAGCAGCTTATAAAGCTGCGaagacttttgaaaatagcCACTACTTTGTTTCTGGCTTCAAATTTGCTGTCTCCATAAACAGAGCTAATTATTCACAAAAGATCGTTGACGGCTTTATACAAGATAATATCAAGCAGGCAGCAAAGATAAAAAAAGAAGTGGAAAGGCAAAAtagccaaaaacaaatatcaTCAGGGCCACAAGCCAAACGACTACCTCGGGACTTGGAAAGAGTAGTGAATGGACGaccttctcttcttgttctcaaAAGATTTATTTCTATCCATGGTCTCACTGTGGaagatttcaaaattaaGCTGGCAAAGTACAAGTTTTCAAGGGTCTTGAACCACTCGACTGGGATATACATTGTGTTTAATGATATCTCAGACGCAAGGGCGTGTATGTTTGTGGAAAATGACGTTTTGGCTATGCCTTCTAAAAGAAGGCGAACACCTGTCAAAGTTAGATTCAGTCTTATTGAATCTCAGCCCTCAATTGTAGCAACTGTGAAACGTGATGGACTTAGAGACCAGAAAAAAACCTACGCTTCCGAGGAACAATTGTTGGAGACCGCTGCCGACTTGATtattgatgagcttggaagGGCGCTTGACAGGGACATAAAGAGGCGAGTTATAGGACCTTTAGTTTTCGATTCTTTAAATCCTGCCAACTATCCGGCTATTACGGCGAAgaaagacgaagaagaagagcgcAAAAGTGAGCAACGGCGTGTCGCTGCCGAACAAAAGCAAGATCAGCAGTCTAAGTCCGCAAgctttgacattttcaacttaTATGGCGCGCGCTTTAGAAAGAAAAACTATATCAAAAGCCAGATAGGAGAGCAAAGCGAGCCTGAATACGAAAGcaagctcaagttctcttcttcacttAAAGATTCTGGGCAAGAAAAGCCAATGGCCCATTTGCTCAATGAGAGTTCCAGGAGCAATACACCACTTGCCGCcgagaacttcaaatcaGATGACGAACAAGCGCAATCTGCGGTTgaggatgacgaagatgaagagggTTTTTCAGATGTTTCTGAGCTCCCagaaaagaaaataaaaactGGTTCATCTGAAGCTACAACTCCTGAAACTGAGTCCAACAAATATGTTTTGAACAGCTCGAGAATTCAGGAACTTTTGAGAATTCCCGAGAAATACCGCCCCGATGCATCTGAAGAGCCTAAAACGATTTATCCTCAGGATGACTTCGATTCTTACGAATTCTCTTCAGTTTCACTAGgagattttcaaagggctgtcaaagacgaagaggatTTTGAGACTCTAAAAAATATCCTAAATCCGCCATCGTCAGCGCTAAGCAGTAATGAAGAGTATATTTTGCATTCCTTAGTCCACGAAGTGAGTACAGAAGCCGAAGAACGCCACAAGGTTTCGAAATTGCAGACTTCTGCCAATGAGGTTCCATTCGATGAATCCCTAAGAAGTTCAGCTGGCAGTTTCAAAGCAGGAgggttcaaaaagattcctgacaagctcaaaaattgcTATTTGCCTCATCGCAGAAAACTTCACCAGCCTCTCAACACCGTCTACAACCATCAGGATACCCCTGAAGCTGTCACGGATGTCCACCGGAATGAATCTGAAAAATTGGATATGGACGCACATGCGCAAGAGGTTTCTTCCTCACGGGTTAACCGCGCAATAAACAGGCGATTTCAACAGGACATTGAGGCTCAGAAAGCAATGATCGGATCTGAATCCGAACTTCTAACCTTGAACCAATTAACGAAACGTAAAAAGCCTGTGACATTTGCACGATCTGCAATTCATAATTGGGGCTTATACGCTCTTGAACCTATTGCCGCTAAAGAAATGATTATCGAGTACGTTGGAGAGATATTGAGGCAGCCCGTTGCAGAGATGAGGGAGCGCACATACCTCAAAAGTGGAATTGGGTCAAGTTACTTATTCAGGGTGGACGAATCGACGGTGATTGACGCCACAAAGAAAGGCGGTATTGCGAGATTCATCAATCACTGCTGTGATCCGAGCTGTACAGCTAAAATTATCAGAGTGGGTGGTAGAAAGAGGATTGTGATCTATGCTCTCCGTGATATTGCGGCTAATGAGGAGCTGACTTACGACTACAAGtttgaaagagaaacagatgatgaagaaaggCTCCCCTGCTTCTGCGGTGCCCCCACATGTAaaggcttcttgaactgA